Proteins from one Ipomoea triloba cultivar NCNSP0323 chromosome 1, ASM357664v1 genomic window:
- the LOC116024088 gene encoding DNA damage-binding protein 1, with protein MSMWNYVVTAHKPTNVTHSCVGNFTGPQELNLIVAKCTRIEIHLLTPQGLQPMLDVPIYGRIATLELFRPHGETQDLLFIATERYKFCVLQWDAEASEVITRSMGDVSDRIGRPTDNGQIGIIDPDCRLIGLHLYDGLFKVIPFDNKGHLKEAFNVRLEELQVLDIKFLYGCPKPTIVVLYQDNKDARHIKTYEVSLKDKDFIEGPWSQNNLDNGADLLIPVPPPFCGVLIIGEETIVYCSATAFKAIPVRPSITRAYGRVDADGSRYLLGDNNGLLDLLVITHEKEKVTGLKIELLGETSIASTISYLDNAFVYIGSSCGDSQLIKLNLQPDAKGSYVEVLERYVNLGPIVDFCVVDLERQGQGQVVTCSGAYKDGSLRIVRNGIGINEQASVELQGIKGMWSLRSATDDAYDTFLVVSFISETRILAMNLEDELEETEIEGFQSQVQTLFCHDAVYNQLVQVTSNSVRLVSSTSRELKHEWFAPAGYSINVATANTMQVLLATGGGHLVYLEIGDGTFSEVKYAQLEHDISCLDINPIGENPNYSHLAAVGMWTDISVRIYSLPELNLITKEHLGGEIIPRSVLLCSFEGISYLLCALGDGHLLNFILNMQSGELTDRKKISLGTQPITLRTFSSKNATHVFAASDRPTVIYSSNKKLLYSNVNLKEVNHMCPFNTAAFPDSLAIAKEGELTIGTIDDIQKLHIRSIPLGEHARRICHQEETRTFAVCSLKYNQSNAEDSEMHFVRLLDDQSFEFISTYPLDQFEYGCSILSCSFSDDNNVYYCVGTAYVMPEENEPSKGRILVFIVEDGKLQLIAEKETKGAVYSLNAFNGKLLAAINQKIQLYKWMLRDDSTRELQSECGHHGHILALYVQTRGDFIVVGDLMKSISLLIYKHEEGAIEERARDYNASWMSAVEILDDDIYLGAENNFNLFTVRKNSEGATDEERSRLEVVGEYHLGEFVNRFRHGSLVMRLPDSDVGQIPTVIFGTVNGVIGVIASLPHDQYVFLEKLQTHLRKVIKGVGGLSHEQWRSFYNEKKIVDAKNFLDGDLIESFLDLSRNRMEEISKAMVVPVEELMKRVEELTRLH; from the exons ATGAGTATGTGGAACTATGTTGTCACTGCACACAAGCCAACCAACGTTACTCATTCTTGCGTCGGCAATTTCACCGGCCCGCAGGAGCTCAATCTTATCGTTGC GAAATGTACTCGCATCGAAATTCATTTACTGACTCCTCAAGGTTTACAG CCTATGTTGGATGTGCCAATATATGGAAGAATTGCTACGCTTGAACTTTTTCGTCCACat GGTGAAACACAAGATCTTCTTTTCATTGCAACTGAAAGATACAAATTCTGTGTTCTTCAATGGGATGCAGAGGCATCAGAGGTTATTACAAG ATCAATGGGGGATGTCTCAGATCGAATTGGCCGTCCCACAGATAATGGGCAG ATTGGCATAATTGACCCAGATTGCAGATTGATTGGACTTCATCTATATGATGGATTATTCAAG GTTATACCTTTTGATAACAAGGGCCATCTTAAGGAAGCATTTAATGTCAG GCTTGAGGAACTTCAAGTTTTGGATATAAAATTCTTGTATGGTTGCCCAAAGCCTACAATTGTTGTTCTTTACCAG GATAACAAGGATGCTCGTCATATCAAAACCTATGAGGTTTCCTTGAAAGATAAAGATTTTATTGAGGGTCCATGGTCTCAAAATAATCTTGATAATGGAGCGGATTTGCTCATCCCAGTGCCCCCACCATTTTGTGGGGTACTTATTATTGGGGAAGAAACCATTGTATATTGCAGCGCAACAGCTTTTAAAGCAATCCCTGTTAGACCT TCCATCACAAGAGCCTATGGAAGGGTTGATGCTGATGGTTCTCGGTATTTACTTGGGGATAACAATGGGCTTCTTGACCTTCTTGTCATCACTCATGAAAAAGAAAA AGTTACTGGACTCAAAATTGAACTTTTGGGAGAAACCTCGATTGCATCAACAATTTCATACCTGGATAATGCTTTTGTCTACATTGGCTCTAGTTGTGGTGATTCTCAG CTTATAAAGCTTAATCTTCAACCTGATGCTAAAGGCTCTTATGTAGAAGTTTTGGAAAGATATGTCAATTTGGGACCAATTGTGGACTTTTGTGTGGTTGACCTTGAGAGACAAGGTCAAGGTCAGGTTGTAACTTGTTCAGGAGCGTACAAAGATGGTTCTCTTCGAATTGTTCGTAATGGAATTGGGATTAATGAACAG GCCTCTGTAGAACTTCAAGGCATCAAGGGAATGTGGTCGCTTAGATCAGCCACAGATGATGCATATGACACCTTCTTGGTTGTGAGCTTTATTAGCGAGACACGCATTTTGGCAATGAACCTTGAGGATGAACTGGAGGAGACTGAGATAGAAGGCTTCCAATCACAAGTCCAGACTTTATTTTGCCATGATGCTGTCTACAATCAGCTTGTGCAG GTTACTTCAAACTCAGTGAGGTTGGTCAGCTCTACCTCCAGAGAGCTGAAACATGAATGGTTTGCTCCAGCCGGGTATTCAATAAATGTTGCAACAGCAAATACCATGCAG GTTTTGTTGGCTACTGGGGGTGGTCATTTAGTTTACCTAGAAATTGGTGATGGAACCTTTAGTGAAGTAAAATATGCCCAATTAGAGCATGATATCTCTTGCCTGGATATAAATCCAATTGGTGAGAATCCAAACTATAGTCACCTAGCTGCAGTGGGGATGTGGACAGACATAAGTGTTAGGATATATTCACTACCTGAATTGAATCTCATCACGAAGGAGCACTTGGGAGGAGAAATAATTCCCCGTTCAGTTCTTTTATGCTCTTTTGAAGGG ATATCTTATTTGCTATGTGCCCTGGGAGATGGTCACCTCTTGAACTTCATTTTGAACATGCAAAGTGGTGAGCTAACAGATAGGAAAAAAATATCTCTTGGGACTCAACCCATAACACTCCGTACTTTCTCATCAAAGAATGCTACACACGTGTTTGCTGCTTCTGATCGGCCGACTGTCATCTACAGCAGTAACAAGAAATTGCTTTACAGTAATGTTAACCTCAAAGAAGTTAATCACATGTGCCCTTTCAACACTGCTGCCTTTCCAGACAG CCTTGCAATCGCCAAAGAAGGTGAGCTAACAATCGGAACCATTGATGACATTCAGAAGCTGCACATTCGCTCCATTCCCCTTGGAGAGCATGCACGCCGTATCTGCCATCAAGAAGAGACTCGTACCTTTGCTGTATGTAGTTTGAAGTACAATCAGTCAAACGCAGAAGATTCTGAAATGCATTTTGTCCGCTTGCTAGATGACCAGAGCTTTGAGTTCATATCAACATATCCACTAGATCAATTTGAGTACGGTTGTTCTATTCTTAGTTGCTCCTTCTCAGATGATAATAACGTGTACTACTGTGTTGGGACTGCTTATGTAATGCCGGAGGAAAATGAGCCTTCCAAG GGACGAATATTAGTTTTTATAGTTGAAGATGGGAAGCTCCAACTGATTGCGGAGAAAGAAACTAAGGGAGCTGTATACTCTTTGAATGCATTCAATGGAAAATTGCTTGCAGCCATCAATCAAAAGATTCAGTTATACAAGTGGATGCTCCGTGATGATAGTACACGTGAATTGCAATCTGAGTGCGGGCATCATGGGCATATACTAGCCCTCTATGTTCAAACTCGTGGAGATTTTATTGTCGTAGGTGATCTAATGAAATCAATTTCTCTGCTAATATACAAG CATGAGGAGGGTGCTATTGAGGAGCGAGCTCGTGATTATAATGCTAGTTGGATGTCAGCTGTTGAGATTCTGGACGATGACATTTACCTCGGGGCGGAGAACAATTTCAACCTCTTCACCGTTAGAAAAAACAGTGAAGGCGCAACCGATGAGGAGCGCAGCCGTCTTGAGGTGGTTGGTGAGTACCACCTCGGTGAGTTTGTAAATCGCTTCCGACACGGCTCCCTAGTCATGCGACTGCCAGATTCCGATGTCGGCCAGATACCGACTGTCATTTTCGGAACGGTGAACGGTGTTATCGGGGTCATAGCCTCTCTCCCTCATGACCAATACGTCTTCTTGGAGAAACTGCAGACGCACTTGAGGAAAGTGATAAAGGGCGTGGGAGGGCTGAGTCACGAGCAATGGAGGTCGTTTTACAACGAGAAGAAAATCGTCGATGCCAAGAACTTCTTGGACGGAGATTTGATCGAGTCATTCCTAGATCTCTCCCGGAATCGGATGGAGGAGATATCAAAGGCGATGGTTGTTCCTGTGGAGGAACTCATGAAGAGAGTTGAAGAGTTGACAAGGTTGCATTAG
- the LOC116001667 gene encoding uncharacterized protein LOC116001667, with amino-acid sequence MATMKLSLVFILLFACTIPFQGVLADIICENLPTNACAFSVSSSGKRCVLENSIKDGTKVEYECKTSDVVVGSDMAEYIETDKCVSACGIDRKSVGMSSDTLLESTFIAKLCSPACYNDCPNIVDLYFNLAAGEGAYLPDMCQKAASHRRDMAELESNSDVIAPGNSDDVIAPGPDVEWTSPRRDMIQLESDDSADALLAADVDFLAMDVANAPTTADAPSADDVLAIDVANAPSTAADAPIADDVLAADFLAVDVVEAPVAETPNTQLRNARRAMAELLSNSIANADAPAVDDALTMDTPAPSPSYF; translated from the coding sequence ATGGCCACCATGAAATTGTCATtggtttttattcttttatttgctTGCACCATCCCCTTCCAAGGTGTTCTTGCTGACATTATCTGTGAGAATTTGCCTACAAACGCTTGTGCATTTTCAGTCTCATCGTCAGGAAAGAGATGTGTGTTAGAGAACTCGATAAAAGATGGCACTAAGGTGGAATATGAATGTAAGACGTCAGACGTGGTGGTCGGGAGTGACATGGCGGAATACATAGAAACTGACAAGTGTGTGAGCGCATGCGGAATTGATCGAAAATCTGTTGGCATGTCATCGGATACCTTGCTCGAGTCGACCTTCATTGCCAAGCTTTGTTCCCCGGCTTGTTACAATGACTGCCCCAACATCGTCGACCTCTACTTCAACTTGGCCGCGGGTGAAGGAGCGTACTTGCCCGACATGTGCCAGAAGGCGGCTAGCCATCGTCGTGACATGGCTGAGCTCGAAAGTAACAGTGATGTCATCGCACCTGGTAACAGTGATGATGTCATCGCACCTGGTCCCGATGTCGAGTGGACCAGTCCTCGTCGTGATATGATTCAACTCGAAAGTGATGATAGTGCTGATGCTCTTCTAGCTGCCGATGTCGATTTCCTAGCTATGGATGTTGCTAATGCTCCTACTACTGCTGATGCTCCTAGTGCTGATGATGTTCTAGCTATCGATGTTGCTAATGCTCCTAGTACTGCTGCTGATGCTCCTATTGCTGATGATGTTTTAGCTGCCGATTTCTTAGCTGTCGATGTTGTTGAGGCTCCTGTTGCGGAAACTCCTAATACACAACTAAGGAACGCTCGTCGTGCCATGGCTGAGCTTTTGAGTAATAGTATTGCTAATGCTGATGCTCCTGCTGTTGATGATGCTTTAACTATGGATACACCAGCACCATCTCCCTCCTATTTCTAA